Proteins encoded together in one Acidobacteriota bacterium window:
- a CDS encoding energy-coupling factor transporter transmembrane component T: MRAFWHELWGSGRGPVSRLAPQSRIAAGAILFAACLAAPSGRGEGIALSAAIAAGWAAGCGMPRKALRSFVFLGLAAFLPYFLLAPFLLSPRTAAAGPERLAVALAAPWDAFLHGLAGLCVAAATMTALSASDLRRGLLALPLPRVISAVLIQIVQQTGTLLAETGRIASAVALRGGSGRASAGWRVAASLPRVWMPRIIGRADRVAAAMELRGYAEADLRILGRGKLRPADVAALAAAIGVLLLAAGLRWGWIG, translated from the coding sequence GGCTCGCCCCGCAGAGCCGGATTGCCGCCGGCGCGATCCTATTTGCCGCCTGCCTGGCGGCTCCGTCGGGGCGCGGGGAGGGGATCGCGCTCAGCGCGGCCATAGCGGCCGGCTGGGCGGCCGGGTGCGGCATGCCCCGCAAGGCGCTCAGGTCGTTCGTCTTCCTGGGCCTGGCCGCCTTCCTGCCGTACTTCCTCCTGGCTCCTTTCCTCCTGTCTCCGCGGACGGCGGCCGCGGGCCCGGAGCGCCTGGCGGTCGCCCTGGCCGCTCCCTGGGATGCTTTTCTCCATGGGCTGGCCGGACTGTGCGTGGCTGCGGCGACGATGACCGCGCTCAGCGCCAGCGACCTGCGCCGCGGGCTTCTGGCTCTCCCTTTGCCTCGAGTCATTTCGGCCGTCCTCATCCAGATCGTCCAGCAGACGGGGACGTTGCTCGCCGAAACCGGGCGCATCGCCTCCGCCGTGGCCCTGCGGGGAGGCTCGGGCCGCGCTTCGGCCGGCTGGAGGGTGGCGGCCTCCCTGCCGCGCGTCTGGATGCCGAGGATCATCGGCCGCGCCGACCGCGTGGCTGCAGCCATGGAGCTCCGGGGCTATGCCGAAGCCGATCTGCGCATCCTGGGCCGGGGGAAGCTTCGGCCGGCCGACGTCGCGGCGCTGGCCGCGGCGATCGGGGTCCTGCTGCTGGCCGCGGGACTGCGCTGGGGCTGGATCGGATGA
- a CDS encoding ABC transporter ATP-binding protein, producing the protein MSGRKALVFDGVTVRYEPCSPPVLAGLTFELGEGERAALVGLNGSGKTTLLMAAVGLVGHEGLIRVDGIALGRRTTGEVRQRVGFLFNVPEDQILFPLAIEDAAFGLLRRGEAREASYRRAGEMLGELGAGGLARQPVMHMSHGQKQRVALAGALVTRPPLLLLDEPTAGLDPAGRKALALLLNGFGAAMLVATHDLDFAGRVCRRYIVLDGGRIAYDGGDPSAAGRIWGPDA; encoded by the coding sequence ATGAGCGGACGCAAGGCCCTCGTCTTCGACGGCGTGACGGTCCGATACGAGCCCTGCTCGCCGCCGGTCCTCGCAGGGCTGACGTTCGAGCTCGGGGAGGGCGAACGGGCGGCGCTCGTCGGGCTCAACGGCTCGGGCAAGACGACGCTCCTGATGGCCGCCGTCGGGCTGGTCGGGCACGAAGGGCTGATCCGGGTGGACGGGATCGCCCTCGGCCGCCGGACGACGGGGGAGGTCCGGCAGCGGGTCGGCTTCCTGTTCAACGTACCGGAGGACCAGATCCTCTTTCCCCTGGCGATCGAGGACGCCGCTTTCGGCCTCCTGCGGCGGGGCGAGGCGCGCGAGGCGTCCTACCGCCGGGCCGGAGAGATGCTCGGCGAGCTCGGCGCGGGCGGGCTGGCCCGACAGCCGGTCATGCATATGTCACACGGACAGAAGCAGCGGGTGGCCCTGGCCGGCGCGCTGGTCACCAGGCCGCCGCTCCTTCTTCTGGACGAGCCCACGGCCGGTCTCGATCCCGCCGGCCGCAAGGCTCTGGCCCTGCTTCTCAACGGTTTCGGGGCGGCCATGCTCGTGGCCACCCACGATCTGGATTTCGCCGGCCGCGTGTGTCGGCGCTACATAGTCCTCGATGGAGGGCGCATCGCCTACGACGGGGGAGATCCGTCGGCCGCCGGGCGGATCTGGGGACCGGACGCCTGA
- a CDS encoding Ku protein, whose amino-acid sequence MAQAVRTAKTTRTSVVGKAKPKPADLPAGPRPSWRGLVSFGLVNVPVNLYPAVKPEIHGMNYLRKDDLCPIAYKKVCRATGEEVPFEDIVKGYEYRDGDYVVLSDEDFRKADVRKSSAVEIEAFVDEAEIDPKYVEKPYYLEPQPKAQTAYALFRDAMAQSKKVAIGLFVLRDREHLVMLKPEGRAILLVQLRFAASLRTSAGLDLPPARVEAPKAQMELAIELVKKFAGEFRPEAYTDTYAARLREIIAAKARGRTVHVRVEEAPRETEVEDIMSRLKESLAATRH is encoded by the coding sequence ATGGCCCAAGCCGTCAGAACCGCGAAGACGACGCGAACCTCCGTCGTTGGCAAGGCCAAGCCCAAGCCCGCCGACCTTCCGGCCGGACCCCGGCCGTCGTGGCGGGGCCTGGTCAGCTTCGGCCTGGTCAACGTTCCGGTCAACCTCTACCCGGCCGTCAAGCCCGAGATCCACGGCATGAACTACCTGCGCAAGGACGACCTCTGCCCGATCGCCTATAAGAAGGTCTGCCGGGCCACAGGCGAGGAGGTGCCCTTCGAAGACATCGTCAAGGGCTACGAGTACCGCGACGGCGACTATGTCGTCCTCTCCGACGAGGATTTCCGCAAAGCCGACGTCAGGAAGTCCTCGGCCGTCGAGATCGAGGCCTTCGTCGACGAGGCCGAGATCGATCCCAAGTACGTCGAGAAGCCCTACTACCTGGAGCCGCAGCCCAAGGCCCAGACGGCCTACGCCCTGTTCCGCGACGCCATGGCCCAGTCGAAGAAGGTCGCCATCGGTCTCTTCGTCCTCCGGGACCGCGAGCACCTGGTCATGCTCAAGCCCGAGGGCCGGGCCATCCTGCTCGTCCAGCTCCGTTTCGCCGCCTCGCTGCGCACCTCGGCCGGCCTCGACCTGCCTCCGGCCCGCGTCGAGGCGCCCAAGGCGCAGATGGAGCTGGCCATCGAGCTGGTCAAGAAATTCGCCGGCGAGTTCCGGCCCGAGGCCTACACCGATACCTACGCGGCCCGCCTGCGGGAGATCATCGCCGCCAAGGCCCGGGGCCGGACCGTCCACGTCCGGGTCGAAGAGGCGCCGCGAGAGACCGAGGTCGAGGACATCATGTCCCGGCTCAAAGAGAGCCTGGCGGCGACGCGCCACTAG
- a CDS encoding phage protein GemA/Gp16 family protein → MATRKPPAVKAPAPPDGPETQIPAASRWISPKKLALIHVVKKELGLADRDYRRILWLIAGVRSARDLDEAGFRKLMRYFVRSDYFRANAFGLTLKQKMFIKSLAGRLGWEPTHLTNFIRKYYRRPGLDHPDRSEASKLIESLKAIQARGSGRP, encoded by the coding sequence ATGGCGACTCGAAAGCCGCCGGCGGTGAAGGCCCCGGCCCCTCCGGACGGGCCCGAGACCCAGATCCCGGCGGCGTCCCGTTGGATCAGCCCCAAGAAGCTGGCCCTCATCCACGTCGTCAAGAAGGAGCTCGGCCTGGCCGATCGCGATTACCGGCGCATCCTCTGGCTCATCGCCGGGGTCCGCAGCGCCAGGGACCTGGACGAAGCCGGGTTCCGCAAGCTCATGCGCTATTTCGTCCGCAGCGATTATTTCCGGGCCAACGCCTTCGGCCTGACCCTGAAACAGAAGATGTTCATCAAATCGCTCGCCGGCCGGCTCGGCTGGGAGCCGACGCACCTGACGAACTTCATCCGCAAGTATTACCGGCGGCCGGGCCTCGATCACCCGGACCGGAGCGAGGCCTCCAAGCTGATCGAATCCCTGAAGGCCATCCAGGCCCGCGGATCAGGCCGGCCCTGA
- the ligD gene encoding DNA ligase D: MALQEYARKRALTRTPEPAPAKPGRPGPSGRLRFVVHKHQARHLHYDLRLEHAGVLKSWAVPKGPSMDPRDKRLAIQVEDHPLAYKDFHGRIPEGEYGAGLVEIWDKGTYAPGPGPGGETGPAAVEAGLAKGHLDLVFHGRKLTGPFTLIHLKGRGPKDNQWLLFRRKEAPRTPDAGAPTEADPPGLKGKRSGRPPSLKALGLFDAPRGPFPGPLEPMLATLVDAPFDRPGWSFEVKWDGFRALAVTEAGRVRLVSRNGKPLDVRFPAIAAALAGTPSNVVLDGEIVAVDDRGRPAFQDLQSAQRAGDGRLRYYVFDILQVGGRDLRPLSLERRRQVLTRFLPASPVVRLSDAVEARGRDFFRAAAAIGLEGIVAKDLAAPYRPGERTRSWLKIKARRRQEAVIGGFTRPRASRRYFGALVLGVYRGRDFVCIGHVGTGFSEETLKDLDAKLRPLVTKTSPFATPPRTNEPVTWVRPRLVAEIEFGEWTAEGLLRQPAFLGLRDDKDPRRVEREEAAPGPSPGRAAALRTRAELVHLDKVFWPGEGFTKGDVVDYYAAMADRILPYLKARPQALNRHPDGIAGPSFFQKNLTQDPPPWVRTVEVASESRGRPIRYLVCDNRDTLLYEANLGAIEINVWSSSLPHLDAPDYVVLDFDPLETSFEAAVEAVRAAKEVLDEMGLPAYCKTSGATGLHVYLPLLPRFDYNQSRELARLICLVVNRRHPDLTSLERSPGKRRGRIYLDYLQNRKGATMAAPYALRPVPGATVSTPLDWREVTARLDPAAFDIRTVPERAARRRDPWRDFFKDRVDLAKALKRIERWRLESRRR; this comes from the coding sequence ATGGCGCTCCAGGAGTACGCGCGCAAGCGGGCTTTAACCCGAACCCCGGAGCCCGCCCCTGCCAAGCCCGGACGCCCCGGCCCGTCCGGCCGCCTGCGGTTCGTCGTCCACAAGCACCAGGCCCGCCATCTTCACTACGACCTGCGCCTCGAGCACGCCGGGGTCCTGAAGAGCTGGGCGGTGCCCAAGGGGCCGTCCATGGACCCCCGCGACAAGCGCCTGGCCATCCAGGTCGAGGACCACCCTCTGGCCTACAAGGATTTCCACGGCCGTATTCCCGAAGGCGAGTACGGGGCCGGCCTGGTCGAGATCTGGGACAAAGGCACCTACGCGCCGGGCCCCGGTCCGGGCGGCGAAACCGGACCGGCCGCCGTCGAAGCCGGGCTGGCCAAGGGGCATCTCGACCTCGTCTTCCACGGCCGGAAGCTCACCGGACCGTTCACCCTGATCCATCTGAAGGGCCGGGGCCCCAAAGACAACCAATGGCTGCTGTTCAGGCGCAAAGAAGCCCCCCGGACTCCCGACGCCGGCGCGCCAACGGAGGCCGACCCACCCGGCCTGAAGGGCAAAAGATCCGGACGGCCCCCGTCCCTCAAGGCCCTCGGCCTCTTCGACGCGCCCCGAGGGCCGTTCCCGGGCCCGCTCGAGCCCATGCTGGCGACCCTCGTCGACGCGCCCTTCGACCGTCCGGGCTGGTCCTTCGAGGTCAAGTGGGATGGCTTCCGGGCCCTGGCCGTGACCGAGGCCGGCCGGGTCCGCCTGGTCTCGCGGAACGGCAAGCCGCTCGACGTGCGCTTCCCGGCGATCGCGGCCGCCCTCGCCGGAACGCCGTCGAACGTTGTCCTCGATGGCGAGATCGTGGCCGTCGATGACCGAGGCCGGCCGGCCTTCCAGGACCTCCAGAGCGCCCAGCGCGCCGGCGACGGCCGCCTGCGCTACTACGTTTTCGACATCCTCCAGGTCGGCGGCCGCGACCTGCGGCCCCTGTCGCTCGAGCGCCGGCGGCAGGTCCTGACGAGGTTCTTGCCGGCGTCCCCGGTCGTGCGCTTGAGCGATGCGGTCGAGGCCCGCGGTCGGGACTTTTTCCGGGCCGCGGCGGCGATCGGCCTCGAAGGCATCGTGGCCAAGGACCTGGCCGCCCCCTATCGGCCGGGCGAACGGACCCGGTCCTGGCTCAAGATCAAGGCCCGCCGCCGGCAGGAAGCGGTCATCGGCGGTTTCACCCGGCCCCGGGCCTCGCGGCGATACTTCGGGGCCCTGGTCCTCGGCGTCTATCGCGGCCGGGACTTCGTCTGCATCGGGCATGTCGGGACGGGTTTCAGCGAAGAGACCCTGAAGGACCTCGACGCCAAGCTGCGACCGCTCGTCACGAAGACTTCGCCGTTCGCCACGCCGCCCCGGACCAACGAGCCCGTCACCTGGGTCCGGCCGCGGCTCGTCGCCGAGATCGAGTTCGGCGAGTGGACGGCCGAAGGCCTCCTGCGGCAGCCCGCGTTCCTGGGCCTGCGTGACGACAAGGACCCCCGCCGGGTCGAGCGCGAAGAGGCCGCCCCGGGCCCCTCCCCCGGCCGGGCGGCGGCGCTCCGGACCCGGGCCGAGCTCGTCCATCTCGACAAGGTCTTTTGGCCCGGGGAAGGCTTCACCAAGGGAGACGTGGTCGATTATTACGCCGCGATGGCCGACCGGATCCTCCCCTACCTGAAAGCCCGGCCCCAGGCCCTCAACCGGCATCCGGACGGCATCGCCGGTCCGAGCTTCTTTCAGAAGAACCTGACCCAGGACCCGCCGCCGTGGGTCCGGACAGTCGAGGTCGCTTCCGAAAGCCGGGGCCGGCCCATCCGGTATCTCGTCTGCGACAACCGCGACACCCTGCTCTACGAGGCCAATCTGGGCGCGATCGAGATCAACGTCTGGAGCTCGTCCCTGCCTCACCTCGACGCGCCGGACTACGTCGTCCTGGACTTCGACCCGCTCGAAACCTCGTTCGAGGCCGCGGTCGAGGCCGTCCGGGCGGCCAAGGAGGTCCTCGACGAGATGGGGCTTCCGGCCTACTGCAAGACCTCCGGGGCCACGGGCCTGCACGTCTACCTCCCGCTCCTGCCCCGGTTCGACTACAACCAGTCACGCGAGCTGGCCCGGCTCATCTGCCTGGTCGTCAACCGGCGGCATCCCGACCTGACCAGCCTGGAGCGCAGCCCGGGCAAGCGGCGGGGCCGCATCTACCTGGATTACCTGCAGAACCGCAAGGGAGCGACCATGGCCGCGCCATACGCGCTGCGGCCGGTGCCGGGCGCGACCGTTTCCACGCCGCTCGATTGGCGGGAGGTCACCGCCCGCCTCGACCCCGCGGCCTTCGACATCCGGACGGTGCCCGAGCGGGCGGCCCGCCGGCGGGACCCGTGGCGGGATTTCTTCAAGGACCGGGTCGACCTGGCCAAGGCCTTGAAAAGGATCGAACGATGGCGACTCGAAAGCCGCCGGCGGTGA
- a CDS encoding NAD(P)-binding domain-containing protein, translating to MLIGILGTGDVGRTLAAGLATRGHDVMIGTRDVQRKLGEEPADEGAPSFHDWLAAHKKVRLGTFAAAAAHGELLFNATAGHASLEALATVRPADLRDKILIDAANALGPWNEGGAMELFVVNTDSLAERIQRAHPGLRVVKALNTVAAHIMANPKGLAGGDHDLFVAGNDAESRERVAHLLREEFGWKTVIDLGDLSAARGLEMMIMVWLKIWAALGSSDFNFKVAR from the coding sequence ATGCTTATTGGCATCCTGGGAACCGGAGATGTCGGCCGGACGCTGGCCGCCGGGCTCGCCACCCGGGGTCACGACGTCATGATCGGGACCCGCGACGTCCAGCGCAAGCTCGGGGAGGAGCCCGCCGATGAGGGTGCGCCGAGCTTCCATGATTGGCTCGCGGCCCATAAGAAGGTCCGCCTCGGGACGTTCGCCGCGGCCGCCGCCCACGGCGAGCTGCTCTTTAACGCCACGGCCGGCCACGCCTCGCTCGAAGCCCTGGCCACGGTCCGGCCGGCCGATCTAAGGGACAAGATCCTGATCGACGCGGCCAATGCCCTCGGCCCCTGGAACGAAGGCGGCGCCATGGAGCTGTTCGTCGTCAACACGGATTCCCTGGCCGAGAGGATCCAGCGGGCCCACCCCGGCCTCAGGGTCGTCAAGGCCCTGAACACGGTCGCGGCCCACATCATGGCCAACCCCAAGGGGCTGGCCGGCGGCGATCACGACCTTTTCGTAGCCGGCAACGACGCCGAGTCCCGCGAGCGGGTCGCCCATCTCCTCCGGGAGGAGTTCGGCTGGAAGACGGTCATCGATCTCGGTGACTTGTCGGCGGCCCGCGGGCTGGAGATGATGATCATGGTCTGGCTGAAGATCTGGGCGGCCCTCGGCTCGTCGGATTTCAATTTCAAGGTCGCTCGCTGA
- a CDS encoding ParB/RepB/Spo0J family partition protein yields MSVAMKHDGHFVDLISARSLGPRIRMIPVEKIDPNPHQARCELGNIEELQDSIRTKGILEPILVRAKGSRFEIIAGERRFMASRNIGLKELPCIDLEVEDAEAMEIALIENLQRKDLDIFEEADGLQALADIHGYNHEQISEKIGKARSTITEILSIARIPQSARDIIHEAGGFSRSTIIEIAKLKAEDDMVKFAHDIAERRLTREDTRDLAKYLKGKTKKIKYYVYNFVPEDTDRFRLRLEFKKQTISKQEIISVLQEIIEQIRKKDENPAVKD; encoded by the coding sequence ATGTCCGTGGCGATGAAGCATGACGGCCATTTCGTCGATCTGATCTCGGCCCGCTCGCTCGGGCCCAGGATCCGCATGATCCCGGTCGAGAAGATCGACCCGAACCCTCACCAGGCTCGCTGCGAGCTCGGCAATATCGAAGAACTCCAGGATTCCATTCGCACCAAGGGCATCCTCGAGCCCATCCTGGTCCGGGCCAAGGGCAGCCGCTTCGAGATCATCGCCGGCGAGCGGCGCTTCATGGCCTCCCGGAATATCGGCCTTAAGGAGCTGCCCTGCATCGATCTCGAGGTCGAGGACGCCGAAGCCATGGAGATCGCCCTCATCGAGAACCTCCAGCGCAAGGACCTGGATATCTTCGAGGAGGCCGACGGCCTGCAGGCCCTGGCCGATATCCACGGCTACAACCACGAGCAGATCTCCGAAAAGATAGGCAAGGCCCGTTCGACCATCACCGAGATACTGTCGATCGCCCGCATACCGCAGAGCGCCAGGGACATAATCCACGAGGCCGGAGGCTTCAGCCGCTCGACGATCATCGAGATCGCCAAGCTCAAGGCCGAGGATGACATGGTCAAGTTCGCCCACGACATCGCCGAGCGGCGGCTGACCCGAGAAGACACGCGCGACCTGGCCAAGTACCTGAAGGGCAAGACGAAGAAGATCAAGTATTACGTCTACAATTTCGTCCCGGAAGACACCGACCGGTTCCGGCTGCGCCTGGAATTCAAGAAGCAGACGATCTCGAAGCAGGAGATCATCTCCGTCCTGCAGGAGATCATCGAGCAGATCCGGAAAAAGGACGAAAACCCGGCCGTCAAGGATTGA